A part of Loxodonta africana isolate mLoxAfr1 chromosome 11, mLoxAfr1.hap2, whole genome shotgun sequence genomic DNA contains:
- the LOC100666431 gene encoding HAUS augmin-like complex subunit 1 isoform X2: MNQKRPKDSSLPRNGAKHLQDLLMESVNFSPANLSSAGSRYLNALVDIALVLETKDTSLTSFIPAVNDLTSDLFHTKSKNEEIKLELTKLENNLTGTLVLEKRLQEDLKKAEQHLSTERARVNHRLQNMDFLKAKSEEFRFRIKAAEEQLSARGMDVSLSHQSLVALSEKLAELKRQTIPLKKKLESYLDLMPNPSLAQVKIEEAKRELDTIEAELTQKVEMMEL, encoded by the exons agaCCTAAAGATTCGTCATTGCCTAGGAATGGAG CTAAACATCTTCAAGACCTTCTCATGGAGAGTGTGAATTTTTCCCCTGCTAATCTCTCTAGTGCCGGTTCCAGGTATCTGAATGCTTTGGTTGACATTGCCTTGGTGCTTGAAACAAAGGATACCTCACTAACTAG ttttattcCTGCAGTGAATGATTTGACCTCTGATCTTTTCCACACCAaatccaaaaatgaagaaatcaagcTTGAGTTGACAAAACTTGAAAATAATCTAACTGGAACTTTAGTATTAGAAAAACGTCTACAAGA GGATCTCAAGAAGGCAGAGCAGCATCTCTCTACAGAAAGGGCCAGAGTCAACCATCGTCTTCAGAACATGGACTTCCTAAAAGCAAAATCAGAGGAGTTCAGATTTAGAATCAAAGCTGCAGAG gAACAGCTTTCAGCCAGAGGCATGGATGTTTCTCTCTCTCACCAGTCACTAGTGGCGCTGTCAGAG AAACTGGCAGAACTAAAACGACAGACTATACCTTTGAAGAAAAAATTGGAATCCTATTTAGATTTAATGCCG AATCCATCTCTTGCTCAAGTGAAAATTGAAGAAGCAAAAAGAGAATTG gaTACCATTGAAGCTGAACTTACACAGAAAGTGGAGATGATGGAACTGTGA